In the genome of Acidobacteriota bacterium, one region contains:
- a CDS encoding neutral zinc metallopeptidase — MLWRDRRQSDNVEDRRGVSRGGMAIGGGLGGIVVLVIALLLGADPRQLLEQAQGEDPGSGPATSRPANPEEAELRGFVGAVLADTEDVWTDIFRQSGKQYRVPKLVLFTDQVRSGCGVAGAAVGPFYCPGDQKVYIDLGFYRELKTRFRAPGDFAQAYVIAHEIGHHIQHLLGTMEKVNSAQGGMRKEGANQLSVRLELQADFLAGVWAHYAKIRGIVEPGDIEEALGAASAIGDDRLQRESQGRVVPDSFTHGTSEQRVRWFRKGFESGDIRQGDTFGATSL, encoded by the coding sequence ATGCTCTGGAGAGACCGACGACAAAGCGACAACGTTGAGGATCGGCGAGGTGTTTCACGCGGAGGGATGGCCATCGGAGGCGGGCTCGGCGGTATCGTGGTCCTGGTGATCGCACTCCTGCTTGGCGCAGACCCGCGGCAGTTGTTGGAACAAGCCCAAGGCGAAGATCCGGGCTCAGGCCCCGCGACCTCGCGCCCGGCGAACCCTGAGGAGGCGGAACTCCGAGGGTTTGTCGGGGCAGTACTCGCCGACACCGAGGACGTTTGGACTGACATCTTTCGCCAATCGGGCAAGCAATACAGGGTACCCAAGCTTGTTCTGTTCACCGACCAGGTCCGTTCCGGGTGTGGCGTCGCCGGCGCCGCGGTCGGTCCGTTCTACTGTCCGGGCGATCAGAAGGTTTACATTGACCTCGGATTCTACCGCGAGTTGAAAACGCGGTTTCGCGCTCCGGGAGACTTTGCGCAGGCGTACGTGATCGCACACGAAATCGGCCACCACATCCAACACCTCCTTGGTACGATGGAGAAGGTGAATAGCGCCCAGGGCGGCATGAGAAAAGAAGGGGCGAATCAGCTCTCGGTCAGACTCGAGCTTCAAGCTGATTTCCTCGCCGGGGTGTGGGCGCATTACGCAAAAATACGAGGCATCGTCGAGCCCGGAGACATTGAGGAAGCGCTTGGGGCGGCAAGCGCCATCGGCGACGACCGGCTCCAGCGCGAATCTCAGGGGCGCGTTGTGCCTGACTCTTTCACCCACGGCACGTCCGAGCAACGCGTCCGCTGGTTTCGAAAGGGATTTGAGAGCGGTGACATTCGCCAGGGAGATACCTTCGGCGCTACGAGCCTTTAG
- a CDS encoding phosphomannomutase/phosphoglucomutase: MNEHIFREYDIRGVVDKDLTDETVYDLARAFGTFFRANGATHVSLGRDARESSPRFRDIMIRGLFETGCDVLDVGMVPTPVLYFTLFTQPVDAGVMITGSHNPADNNGFKVCLGKSTIFGEQIAEIKRIALSRSFAGGRGAMQDRDVVSAYREHLRSSIKVGPRPLTVVVDAGNGMGGFIGAPLYRDLGCEVIELFCEPDSQFPNHHPDPTVVENMRFAVDAVREHKADLAIAFDGDADRIGVVDETGRIVWGDELMVIFSREILKKSPGSTFIAEVKCSQTLFDDIARHGGNPIMWKVGHSLIKAKMKETNAAMAGEMSGHLFFADRYFGYDDGIYAGARLIEILTNTERPLSALLADLPRMVSTPEIRVDCPDEKKFEVVRVLTAEFKKTHQVIDLDGARILFEHGWGLVRASNTQPVIVMRFEADSQEHLDQIQTLVSSAAKRLIPD, from the coding sequence GTGAACGAGCACATCTTTCGCGAGTATGACATCAGGGGAGTTGTGGATAAGGACCTCACGGATGAGACAGTGTACGACCTGGCTCGTGCATTCGGCACCTTCTTCCGGGCGAACGGCGCTACTCACGTGAGTCTCGGCCGCGACGCGCGCGAAAGCTCTCCGCGTTTTCGCGACATCATGATTCGCGGGCTGTTCGAGACCGGCTGCGACGTGCTTGACGTTGGAATGGTGCCCACGCCGGTGCTCTACTTCACGCTGTTCACCCAGCCAGTGGACGCAGGAGTGATGATAACCGGGAGTCACAATCCCGCCGACAATAACGGCTTCAAGGTGTGCTTGGGGAAGAGCACCATCTTCGGCGAACAGATCGCGGAGATCAAGCGCATCGCCTTGTCGCGAAGCTTCGCTGGCGGCCGCGGCGCCATGCAAGATCGCGACGTCGTCTCCGCCTATCGCGAACACCTCCGGTCGAGCATAAAAGTTGGACCGCGGCCGCTAACAGTCGTCGTCGATGCAGGCAACGGAATGGGCGGGTTTATTGGCGCGCCGCTCTATCGAGACCTGGGTTGCGAGGTCATCGAGTTGTTCTGTGAACCCGACAGCCAATTCCCGAATCATCACCCCGATCCCACCGTCGTAGAGAACATGCGCTTCGCCGTCGACGCTGTGCGCGAGCACAAGGCGGATCTGGCAATCGCGTTCGACGGCGACGCCGATCGAATCGGAGTCGTGGACGAAACGGGAAGAATCGTCTGGGGCGATGAGTTGATGGTTATCTTCTCGCGCGAGATTCTGAAGAAAAGTCCGGGCTCAACGTTCATCGCCGAGGTGAAGTGCTCGCAGACGTTGTTCGACGACATCGCTCGTCACGGCGGCAACCCGATCATGTGGAAGGTTGGCCACTCGCTGATCAAAGCGAAGATGAAGGAGACCAATGCCGCGATGGCAGGCGAGATGAGCGGGCATCTGTTTTTTGCCGACCGGTATTTCGGCTACGACGATGGAATCTACGCGGGAGCAAGATTGATCGAGATACTAACTAACACCGAGCGGCCGCTCTCGGCGCTTCTGGCTGATCTTCCGCGCATGGTGTCCACGCCTGAGATTCGAGTCGATTGCCCGGACGAGAAGAAGTTTGAAGTGGTTCGAGTTCTAACCGCAGAGTTCAAGAAGACTCATCAGGTGATCGACCTCGACGGCGCGCGGATTCTGTTCGAACACGGTTGGGGATTGGTGCGCGCTTCGAACACGCAGCCGGTTATCGTGATGCGATTCGAGGCAGATAGCCAGGAACACCTTGACCAGATTCAAACACTGGTCTCATCGGCGGCTAAGCGGCTGATTCCCGACTGA
- a CDS encoding ABC transporter ATP-binding protein has protein sequence MIALRNLEKFFESGVGKTFVLRRVNIDIKAGEFVSIMGPSGAGKSTLLHILGMHDSSWTGEFNFLEQPVHKLGKKERADLRNKNIGFVFQSYHLLDHMTVYENLEVPLSYRDVKKAERESIVCDVLDRFQIVGKRNLYPTQLSGGQQQLVGVARAVIANPKVILADEPTGNLHSDQGKEIMELFKRLNESGTTIIQVTHSEVNASYGHRIIKLRDGWVVND, from the coding sequence ATGATCGCGTTACGCAACCTTGAGAAGTTTTTCGAATCAGGCGTGGGTAAGACATTCGTGCTTCGCCGCGTAAACATAGACATCAAGGCGGGCGAGTTTGTTTCGATAATGGGGCCCTCGGGCGCCGGCAAATCTACACTGCTTCACATCCTTGGCATGCACGATAGTTCGTGGACCGGCGAGTTCAACTTTCTCGAACAACCGGTTCACAAACTGGGCAAGAAGGAGCGAGCCGACCTTCGCAACAAGAACATCGGCTTCGTGTTTCAGAGCTATCATCTGCTTGATCACATGACCGTCTACGAGAATCTCGAGGTACCGTTGTCTTACCGGGACGTCAAAAAAGCAGAGCGCGAAAGCATCGTCTGCGACGTGCTCGACCGTTTTCAGATCGTCGGCAAGCGAAATCTTTATCCGACTCAGTTATCAGGCGGCCAGCAACAGTTGGTCGGCGTCGCTCGCGCGGTCATAGCGAACCCAAAGGTGATTCTTGCAGACGAGCCGACCGGCAACCTGCATTCGGACCAGGGCAAAGAAATCATGGAATTGTTCAAGAGGCTCAACGAGTCAGGCACGACTATCATTCAGGTTACGCACTCTGAAGTGAATGCCTCCTACGGACACCGGATCATCAAGCTGAGGGACGGTTGGGTGGTGAATGACTGA
- a CDS encoding HlyD family efflux transporter periplasmic adaptor subunit yields the protein MDIPRKSAAKKRRVRRILYALTAVVAVALITVGVSKLKPAAPSVDRDTLWNGTVVRGSMLRQVRGLGTLVPEEIRYVPAISTGRIEKRLVQPGAQVKADTVLFDLTNPEIQQAFVDAESQLRGAAANLTTLKVQLDKQILDQEATLLQAKSDFNKAKMQFEVNDSLGKKDLKSRLEVDLSRITAQDAENRVGLETKRLAASREEAKARLAAEDEKVRQLRDAVQLKRKQLDALKVRAGIDGELQTVAVQVGQQVTLGQELARVANPKKLKAELKIAETQAKDIQLGQPVAVDTRNGIIAGRVIRIDPSVQNGTRTVDASLEGELPKGAVPDLSVDGTIQLEKLDNILYVNRPVHGQENATVGIFKVDPDKAGAARVQVKLGRGSVTTIEVLDGLKEGDVVILSDTSQWDNSDRIRLN from the coding sequence ATGGACATACCGCGTAAATCTGCAGCCAAGAAGCGTCGAGTTCGAAGAATCCTGTACGCACTTACGGCGGTGGTCGCCGTAGCGCTGATAACCGTGGGCGTGTCGAAACTGAAGCCCGCCGCTCCCAGCGTTGACCGTGATACTCTGTGGAACGGCACAGTCGTGCGTGGATCGATGCTTCGCCAGGTTCGTGGTTTGGGCACGCTGGTGCCTGAAGAGATTCGCTATGTTCCGGCTATCAGCACGGGCCGAATTGAGAAGAGACTCGTCCAGCCCGGCGCGCAGGTCAAAGCCGATACCGTTTTGTTCGATTTGACCAATCCCGAAATACAGCAGGCCTTTGTTGACGCGGAGTCTCAACTTCGCGGCGCGGCGGCGAACCTCACGACTTTGAAGGTCCAACTCGACAAGCAAATCCTCGATCAGGAGGCAACCCTCCTCCAGGCGAAATCCGACTTCAACAAAGCAAAGATGCAGTTTGAAGTGAACGACTCTTTAGGCAAGAAAGATTTGAAGTCAAGGCTGGAAGTGGATTTGTCGAGAATCACTGCGCAAGACGCCGAGAATCGCGTCGGGCTGGAAACCAAACGCCTGGCCGCCAGCCGCGAGGAGGCCAAAGCCAGGCTTGCCGCCGAAGATGAGAAAGTTCGCCAACTCAGGGACGCGGTGCAGCTCAAACGCAAACAGCTTGACGCGCTGAAGGTGCGGGCGGGAATCGACGGCGAACTACAGACAGTTGCAGTTCAAGTCGGCCAGCAGGTCACCCTCGGCCAGGAACTGGCGAGAGTAGCAAACCCGAAAAAGCTTAAGGCAGAGTTGAAGATTGCTGAAACTCAAGCGAAGGACATTCAACTCGGCCAGCCGGTGGCGGTTGACACGCGCAACGGAATAATCGCCGGCCGGGTGATTCGGATCGACCCTTCAGTCCAGAACGGCACGCGCACGGTGGACGCATCGCTTGAAGGCGAGCTGCCAAAGGGCGCCGTCCCCGACTTGAGCGTCGACGGCACAATCCAACTAGAGAAGCTCGATAACATACTGTACGTCAATCGGCCCGTACACGGACAGGAGAACGCGACGGTCGGCATCTTCAAGGTCGACCCGGATAAGGCAGGTGCGGCCCGCGTTCAGGTCAAGCTGGGCCGCGGCTCCGTTACGACGATTGAAGTTCTTGATGGCCTTAAAGAGGGTGATGTAGTGATCCTCTCGGACACGTCCCAGTGGGACAACTCAGATCGAATTCGTCTGAACTGA
- a CDS encoding ABC transporter ATP-binding protein, whose translation MSASDQPLLRLDGVTKVFLTDEVETHALSGIHMEIKKGEYISIAGPSGCGKSTLLSILGLLDSPTDGTYSLAGKPVSDLPLSERARVRNREIGFIFQSFNLIGDLNVFENVELPLTYRGTKAAERKKRVMEALERVGMAHRAKHLPSQLSGGQQQRVAVARAVAGDPLILLADEPTGNLDSTNGEAVMELLRELHGQGATVCMVTHDPRYARHADRQVHLFDGRVVDEEHEPKAEHEMQESGFEKV comes from the coding sequence ATGAGTGCTAGCGACCAACCGCTGCTTCGGCTCGACGGTGTAACTAAGGTATTTCTCACCGACGAGGTTGAGACCCACGCCCTTTCAGGCATTCACATGGAAATCAAGAAGGGCGAATACATCTCGATTGCCGGGCCCTCGGGCTGCGGCAAATCGACGTTGCTATCCATTCTCGGTTTGCTGGATTCGCCAACCGACGGAACCTACTCGCTGGCGGGCAAGCCGGTTTCGGACCTGCCGCTGTCTGAACGCGCGCGAGTTCGAAACCGTGAGATCGGTTTCATTTTTCAAAGTTTCAATCTGATCGGCGACCTCAATGTTTTCGAAAACGTCGAGTTGCCGTTGACCTATCGCGGCACCAAGGCCGCCGAACGCAAGAAGCGAGTGATGGAAGCGCTCGAACGCGTTGGCATGGCTCACCGCGCCAAGCACCTTCCGAGTCAGCTCTCCGGCGGTCAGCAGCAGCGCGTCGCTGTCGCCCGAGCCGTGGCCGGCGATCCGTTGATACTGCTTGCGGACGAGCCTACCGGAAATCTCGACTCGACAAACGGCGAAGCGGTGATGGAATTGCTGCGCGAATTGCACGGGCAAGGCGCGACTGTCTGCATGGTCACCCACGATCCCCGATACGCGCGGCACGCGGACCGGCAAGTACATCTTTTCGACGGCCGCGTCGTGGACGAAGAGCACGAACCCAAGGCTGAGCACGAGATGCAGGAAAGCGGCTTCGAGAAGGTCTAG